One region of Oryza sativa Japonica Group chromosome 5, ASM3414082v1 genomic DNA includes:
- the P5CS1 gene encoding delta-1-pyrroline-5-carboxylate synthase 1, whose protein sequence is MASVDPSRSFVRDVKRVIIKVGTAVVSRQDGRLALGRVGALCEQVKELNSLGYEVILVTSGAVGVGRQRLRYRKLVNSSFADLQKPQMELDGKACAAVGQSGLMALYDMLFNQLDVSSSQLLVTDSDFENPKFREQLTETVESLLDLKVIPIFNENDAISTRKAPYEDSSGIFWDNDSLAGLLALELKADLLILLSDVDGLYSGPPSEPSSKIIHTYIKEKHQQEITFGDKSRVGRGGMTAKVKAAVLASNSGTPVVITSGFENRSILKVLHGEKIGTLFHKNANLWESSKDVSTREMAVAARDCSRHLQNLSSEERKKILLDVADALEANEDLIRSENEADVAAAQVAGYEKPLVARLTIKPGKIASLAKSIRTLANMEDPINQILKKTEVADDLVLEKTSCPLGVLLIVFESRPDALVQIASLAIRSGNGLLLKGGKEAIRSNTILHKVITDAIPRNVGEKLIGLVTTRDEIADLLKLDDVIDLVIPRGSNKLVSQIKASTKIPVLGHADGICHVYIDKSADMDMAKHIVMDAKIDYPAACNAMETLLVHKDLMKSPGLDDILVALKTEGVNIYGGPIAHKALGFPKAVSFHHEYSSMACTVEFVDDVQSAIDHIHRYGSAHTDCIVTTDDKVAETFLRRVDSAAVFHNASTRFSDGARFGLGAEVGISTGRIHARGPVGVEGLLTTRWILRGRGQVVNGDKDVVYTHKSLPLQ, encoded by the exons ATGGCGAGCGTCGACCCGTCCCGGAGCTTCGTGAGGGACGTGAAGCGCGTCATCATCAAG GTGGGCACTGCAGTTGTCTCCAGACAAGATGGAAGATTGGCTTTGGGCAGGGTTGGAGCTCTGTGCGAGCAG GTTAAGGAACTGAACTCTTTAGGATACGAAGTGATTTTGGTCACCTCAGGTGCTGTTGGAGTGGGGCGACAGCGACTTAGGTACCGGAAGCTTGTCAATAGCAGCTTTGCTGATCTGCAAAAGCCACAGATGGAGTTAGATGGAAAGGCTTGTGCCGCTGTTGGTCAGAGTGGACTGATGGCTCTTTACGATATGTTGTTTAACCAA CTGGATGTCTCGTCATCTCAACTTCTTGTCACCGACAGTGATTTTGAGAACCCAAAGTTCCGGGAGCAACTCACTGAAACTGTTGAGTCATTATTAGATCTTAAAGTTATACCAATATTTAATGAAAATGATGCCATCAGCACTAGAAAGGCTCCATATGAG GATTCATCTGGTATATTCTGGGATAATGACAGTTTAGCAGGACTGTTGGCACTGGAACTGAAAGCTGATCTCCTTATTCTGCTCAGTGATGTGGATGGGTTGTATAGTGGTCCACCAAGTGAACCATCATCAAAAATCATACACACTTATATTAAAGAAAAGCATCAGCAAGAAATCACTTTTGGAGACAAATCTCGTGTAGGTAGAGGAGGCATGACAGCAAAAGTGAAGGCTGCTGTCTTGGCTTCAAATAGCGGCACACCTGTGGTTATTACAAG TGGGTTTGAAAATCGGAGCATTCTTAAAGTTCTTCATGGGGAAAAAATTGGTACTCTCTTTCACAAGAATGCGAATTTGTGGGAATCATCTAAGGATGTTAGTACTCGTGAGATGGCTGTTGCCGCAAGAGATTGTTCAAGGCATCTACAG AATTTGTCATCAGAGGAACGAAAAAAGATATTGCTAGATGTTGCAGATGCTTTGGAGGCAAATGAGGATTTAATAAGGTCTGAGAATGAAGCTGATGTAGCTGCGGCCCAAGTTGCTGGATATGAGAAGCCTTTGGTTGCTAGATTGACTATAAAACCAGGAAAG ATAGCAAGCCTTGCAAAATCTATTCGTACCCTTGCAAATATGGAAGACCCTATAAACCAGATACTTAAAAAGACAGAG GTTGCTGATGATTTAGTTCTTGAGAAAACATCTTGCCCATTAGGTGTTCTCTTAATTGTTTTTGAGTCCCGACCTGATGCCTTGGTTCAG ATTGCATCTTTGGCAATTCGAAGTGGTAATGGTCTTCTCCTAAAAGGTGGAAAAGAAGCTATCAGATCAAACACGATATTGCATAAG GTTATAACTGATGCTATTCCTCGTAATGTTGGTGAAAAACTTATTGGCCTTGTTACAACTAGAGATGAGATCGCAGATTTGCTAAAG CTTGATGATGTCATTGATCTTGTCATTCCAAGAGGAAGTAATAAGCTTGTCTCTCAAATCAAGGCGTCAACTAAGATTCCTGTTCTTGGGCATGCTG ATGGTATATGCCACGTATATATTGACAAATCAGCTGACATGGATATGGCAAAACATATTGTAATGGATGCAAAAATTGATTACCCAGCAGCCTGCAATGCAATG GAGACCTTACTAGTTCATAAGGATCTTATGAAGAGTCCAGGCCTTGACGACATATTAGTAGCACTAAAAACAGAAG GAGTTAATATTTATGGTGGACCTATTGCGCACAAAGCTCTGGGATTTCCAAAAGCTGTTTCATTTCATCATGAGTATAGTTCTATGGCCTGCACTGTTGAGTTTGTTGATGATGTTCAATCAGCAATTGACCATATTCATCGTTATGGAAG TGCTCATACAGATTGTATCGTCACTACAGATGATAAGGTAGCAGAGACTTTTCTACGCAGAGTTGATAG TGCTGCTGTATTTCATAATGCAAGTACGAGATTCTCTGATGGGGCTCGTTTTGGATTGGGTGCTGAG GTTGGCATAAGCACAGGGCGTATCCATGCCCGTGGACCAGTGGGTGTTGAAGGTCTCTTAACTACACGATG GATCTTGCGAGGGCGTGGGCAAGTGGTGAATGGTGACAAGGATGTCGTGTACACCCATAAGAGTCTTCCTTTGCAATGA